Proteins from a genomic interval of Niabella soli DSM 19437:
- a CDS encoding DUF4097 family beta strand repeat-containing protein, producing MRKKILLLALSLSVIFANAQRRPGASPYLTQSFNAGAVHTINVETSGGSITVEGGKGKGTVEMYVWPSNSDRRKQLSPTEIKAILEQYYDIDVRVEGNRLIAKAKRKNNRWSDRTALSVSFVVYSGTAVNSELYTSGGSIALANVTGDQLFRTSGGSLKIDHAGGKIKGSTSGGGIELSNSRDNIDLSTSGGSIQADHVSGTIRLSTSGGSLALSDLTGDVNAHTSGGSITASDINGTFITGTSGGSVTLKGISGNLEAHTSGGRIAAAMVRTKDYVKLSTSAGSIDLRLPRTPDVQLNLRGSRVMVSPLNNFNGSIDKNRVSGTLGNGRLQVAATASSGTVEVSL from the coding sequence ATGAGAAAAAAAATTTTACTGCTTGCCTTATCGCTGTCTGTTATTTTCGCAAATGCCCAGCGCCGGCCGGGAGCATCCCCTTATCTTACTCAATCTTTTAATGCCGGTGCGGTTCACACCATAAACGTAGAAACCTCCGGGGGCTCCATCACTGTTGAAGGGGGTAAGGGAAAAGGTACTGTAGAAATGTATGTTTGGCCGTCCAACTCAGATAGACGAAAACAACTCTCACCAACTGAGATCAAAGCGATATTGGAGCAATATTATGATATTGATGTACGGGTGGAGGGGAACCGGCTGATAGCAAAAGCAAAAAGAAAGAATAACCGGTGGTCCGATCGGACAGCGCTTTCCGTCTCATTTGTGGTGTATTCCGGAACTGCGGTCAATTCAGAATTATACACCAGCGGCGGCAGTATTGCATTGGCAAATGTTACCGGTGATCAATTATTCCGGACCAGCGGCGGCAGCCTGAAAATTGACCATGCCGGCGGCAAAATTAAGGGCAGCACTTCCGGAGGAGGGATTGAACTTTCGAATTCGCGTGATAATATTGATTTGTCCACCAGCGGCGGCTCCATACAAGCGGACCATGTTTCGGGCACCATCCGTCTTAGTACGTCAGGAGGATCTTTAGCGCTTTCGGACCTGACCGGTGATGTCAACGCCCATACCAGTGGCGGATCCATTACGGCTTCCGATATAAACGGAACTTTTATCACGGGCACTTCAGGAGGAAGTGTAACGCTAAAAGGAATCAGCGGAAACCTGGAAGCACATACCAGCGGCGGCCGTATTGCTGCGGCTATGGTACGCACAAAAGATTATGTAAAATTGAGTACATCAGCTGGTAGTATCGATCTCCGGTTGCCCCGGACGCCTGATGTACAGTTAAACCTGAGGGGAAGCCGTGTAATGGTGAGCCCCCTGAATAATTTTAATGGGAGTATCGATAAAAACAGGGTAAGCGGAACACTTGGAAACGGTCGGTTGCAGGTGGCCGCAACCGCATCCTCGGGCACCGTTGAAGTTTCCCTATAG
- a CDS encoding ABC transporter permease, producing MFKNYLKTAIRNLFRNKLTTFINIFGLGLSMSVGLMIMIIVQDALSYDKFHPFPERAFRVLSDYTKKNGEHWPMASTPLPLSNALLKDSNIIEAVTTVYPALGGMATANGKELYLSGVYTEPQFFHIFGFSFTEGSPATALRKPNTVVISKTTALNFFATTNVIGKIIKMDDGVTYTITGVLEEPPGKSHLSYAAYASYSTVTQMEKDKLLAEKSTNWYAFNAAYTYLLLKRNANMEALQPQLNAIAAELNRGNKDGVCKFGLQPLNKITPGKTYLGNDNAQGTSWSKLYFSIGLGLLILLAACFNYTNLTIARGLTRAKEVGVRKIAGARRYHVFLQYILEAVLLALFALVLASVILSLILKYRPFNDSYEMVPTSFHYNSWFFIWSVSYAVAAGIVAGVAPAWILSSFTPLRVLKKLSTARILGNVPLQKALIVFQYSLSLIFIIFLFTFYRQFSFLSKADPGFRHDHMLVVPLNGMNEAVARQKLSTVAGIRSVSASSVKFSGRFNGMNAPLWISDRNNAVNLNYYYAGVRFIEDMRFAFIAGKNFPDNYNDDKERYILLNEQAAHAFGFADAATAVGQRLWISDSTQLEITGVLKDFNYENMGKPVFPLALRNKSSANAYLYIQTEGNDKAKIALNVSKALRGLTTRPPVTDSWLEEDLQAGNSQTATVSLLGFLGFIALSIATLGLLGLVVYTVEIKQKEISVRKVIGASRKQLIHILSKGFVTLLLIAGLISMPVGWVLSKLFLQNFVLRSPFGMGSILMCFLFLLGVGLFTIISQTVKAAKANPVKALRSE from the coding sequence ATGTTCAAAAATTATTTGAAAACAGCGATACGGAACCTTTTTCGCAATAAACTAACCACGTTTATTAATATTTTCGGACTCGGGTTGAGCATGTCCGTGGGGCTGATGATTATGATCATTGTACAGGATGCATTGAGCTATGATAAGTTTCATCCGTTTCCTGAGAGAGCCTTCCGGGTGCTGTCGGACTACACAAAGAAAAACGGGGAGCATTGGCCTATGGCAAGTACACCATTGCCTTTAAGTAATGCATTATTGAAAGACAGTAATATCATCGAAGCGGTAACCACCGTCTATCCAGCCCTGGGCGGCATGGCCACGGCCAATGGCAAAGAGCTTTATCTTTCGGGAGTATATACCGAACCGCAATTTTTCCACATCTTTGGATTTTCGTTTACAGAAGGCAGTCCCGCTACTGCGCTCCGGAAACCCAATACCGTGGTGATCAGCAAAACCACAGCGTTGAATTTTTTTGCAACCACAAATGTTATAGGTAAAATAATAAAAATGGACGATGGCGTTACCTATACGATAACGGGGGTCTTGGAGGAGCCACCCGGTAAATCGCACCTTAGTTATGCCGCCTATGCTTCCTACAGCACCGTGACACAAATGGAAAAGGATAAGCTTTTGGCGGAAAAGTCGACGAATTGGTATGCATTTAATGCAGCGTATACATATTTATTATTGAAACGAAATGCAAATATGGAAGCGCTTCAGCCCCAATTAAATGCTATCGCTGCTGAGTTAAACCGGGGCAATAAGGACGGTGTATGTAAATTCGGGCTGCAGCCACTAAATAAAATAACACCGGGCAAAACCTACCTGGGCAATGATAATGCACAGGGTACGTCGTGGAGCAAATTGTATTTTTCTATCGGGCTGGGATTGTTGATATTGCTAGCTGCCTGTTTTAATTACACCAATCTTACCATTGCCCGAGGGCTCACGCGGGCAAAGGAAGTAGGAGTCAGGAAAATTGCCGGGGCCCGGCGATACCATGTTTTTCTGCAATACATCCTGGAAGCGGTATTGCTTGCTCTTTTTGCGCTGGTGTTGGCGTCGGTTATTCTTTCGCTGATATTAAAATACAGGCCGTTTAACGATAGCTATGAAATGGTGCCCACCTCTTTTCACTACAATAGCTGGTTTTTTATTTGGTCTGTTAGCTATGCAGTTGCAGCAGGCATAGTAGCCGGTGTTGCTCCCGCGTGGATCCTGTCTTCCTTTACACCCTTACGGGTATTAAAAAAATTATCAACCGCCAGAATATTGGGCAATGTGCCCTTACAAAAAGCGCTCATCGTTTTTCAATACAGCCTGTCGCTGATCTTTATTATTTTTCTTTTTACCTTCTACCGGCAGTTTTCTTTTCTTTCAAAAGCAGATCCGGGTTTCCGGCATGATCATATGCTGGTAGTGCCGTTAAACGGGATGAATGAAGCTGTTGCCCGGCAAAAACTTTCGACAGTTGCCGGCATACGCTCCGTTTCTGCTTCTTCAGTAAAATTCTCGGGCCGATTTAACGGAATGAATGCTCCCTTATGGATTAGCGACCGGAATAATGCCGTTAACTTAAATTATTATTATGCCGGTGTCCGGTTTATTGAGGATATGCGATTTGCATTTATTGCGGGTAAAAATTTTCCGGATAATTATAACGATGATAAAGAGCGTTATATTTTGTTAAATGAACAAGCGGCGCATGCTTTTGGTTTTGCAGACGCGGCAACCGCGGTCGGGCAGCGGCTTTGGATTAGTGATTCCACGCAACTGGAAATTACGGGCGTGCTCAAAGATTTTAACTATGAGAACATGGGAAAGCCGGTATTCCCGCTGGCCTTACGGAACAAATCATCGGCAAATGCTTATTTATACATCCAGACGGAAGGAAATGATAAAGCCAAGATTGCCTTGAATGTTTCGAAGGCATTACGGGGCCTGACCACCCGTCCGCCGGTTACGGATTCCTGGCTTGAAGAAGACCTGCAAGCGGGTAATTCGCAAACAGCGACGGTTTCCCTGTTGGGCTTTTTAGGTTTTATCGCGCTATCTATAGCTACGCTAGGCTTGTTGGGGCTTGTGGTATATACGGTGGAAATAAAGCAAAAAGAGATCAGCGTGCGCAAAGTGATCGGCGCCAGCAGGAAACAGCTTATTCATATTTTGTCGAAGGGGTTTGTAACCTTGCTGTTGATAGCCGGCCTTATTTCCATGCCCGTGGGCTGGGTATTGTCGAAATTATTTTTGCAAAACTTCGTGCTGCGCAGTCCGTTTGGTATGGGCAGCATATTGATGTGTTTTTTGTTTTTATTAGGCGTGGGATTGTTTACAATAATATCGCAAACCGTAAAAGCGGCAAAAGCCAATCCGGTGAAAGCGCTACGGAGCGAGTGA